A single Loxodonta africana isolate mLoxAfr1 chromosome 12, mLoxAfr1.hap2, whole genome shotgun sequence DNA region contains:
- the DEXI gene encoding dexamethasone-induced protein isoform X1 translates to MPPPPLGGTVWLGMGSPKARSFRASEACLLPSKASCQQKSSCADSGEREGDPGTEGRGYEGKGTDRRRRAGPSKDLASLQHHPHSLALVSNLSPLRWRLQEPDQSLPPCSPPPSCTCFPHLTFERTLQNADTRTKRLTASFDAL, encoded by the exons ATGCCGCCGCCACCGTTGGGGGGCACCGTCTGGCTGGGGATGGGATCCCCCAAGGCGAGGTCCTTCCGGGCCTCCGAGGCCT GCCTGCTCCCCTCAAAAGCTTCGTGCCAACAGAAAAGTTCCTGTGCAGACTCAGGAGAGCGGGAAGGAGACCCTGGGACTGAGGGCCGAGGGTACGAAGGCAAGGGCACTGACAGAAGGAGGCGGGCAGGGCCGTCCAAAGACCTCGCCAGCCTGCAGCATCACCCTCATAGCCTGGCCTTGGTATCCAACCTGTCACCGCTGCGATGGAGGTTACAGGAGCCTGACCAGAGTTTGCCTCCCTGCTCTCCACCCCCCAGCTGTACCTGCTTCCCCCACTTAACCTTCGAGAGGACACTGCAGAATGCAGACACGCGCACAAAGCGACTCACAGCGTCGTTTGATGCCCTTTGA
- the DEXI gene encoding dexamethasone-induced protein isoform X2, whose translation MPGARVAAHLDALGPLAPYVPPPLLPSMFYVGLFFVNVLILYYAFLMEYIVLNVGLVFLPEDMDQALVDLGVLSDPGSGLYDADSEFDVLDGYLE comes from the coding sequence ATGCCCGGCGCCCGGGTCGCGGCCCACCTGGACGCACTGGGCCCCCTGGCCCCCTACGtgccgccgccgctgctgccCTCTATGTTCTACGTGGGCTTGTTCTTCGTCAACGTGCTGATCCTGTACTACGCCTTCCTCATGGAGTACATCGTTCTCAACGTGGGCCTCGTCTTCCTCCCCGAGGACATGGACCAGGCGCTCGTGGACCTCGGCGTGCTCTCGGACCCCGGCTCGGGCCTCTACGACGCAGACTCGGAGTTCGACGTCTTGGATGGGTACTTGGAGTAG